In one window of Streptomyces roseofulvus DNA:
- a CDS encoding SCO4402 family protein: MSSSVPGPVNSSRRGRRSSTMGGMPLNDMPWWRWRTQVRSALHMLSDPGFHRSVWLAGQEGYGDVTDAVYRLVEDTWLDNWSAERYVGAIFRDSAEAQLVDLAVLRVLRILHQVGPDAPFSAYQEHPGWPEAVHAAREAHVRLATADGDDPDAPPRSLDVLSILTRA, translated from the coding sequence ATGTCCAGTTCCGTCCCCGGTCCGGTGAACTCTTCCCGTCGCGGCCGTCGCTCCTCCACCATGGGCGGCATGCCGCTCAACGACATGCCGTGGTGGCGCTGGCGCACCCAGGTGCGCTCGGCGCTGCACATGCTCTCCGATCCCGGGTTCCACCGGTCCGTCTGGCTCGCCGGCCAGGAGGGATACGGGGACGTCACCGACGCCGTCTACCGGCTCGTCGAGGACACCTGGCTCGACAACTGGTCCGCCGAGCGCTACGTCGGCGCGATCTTCCGGGACTCCGCCGAGGCGCAGCTCGTCGACCTCGCCGTGCTGCGGGTGCTGCGGATCCTCCACCAGGTCGGGCCCGACGCGCCCTTCTCCGCCTACCAGGAGCACCCGGGCTGGCCCGAGGCCGTCCACGCGGCCCGCGAGGCGCACGTCCGGCTCGCGACCGCCGACGGGGACGACCCGGACGCGCCCCCGCGCTCCCTGGACGTCCTCAGCATCCTCACGCGCGCGTGA
- a CDS encoding ABC transporter substrate-binding protein, protein MTGRRLSSLLASVTAAAAGASILTGCGVLPGATGGSREPVTVMTWAPDQTRATNMPGMPAMAQTYARWVNSQGGIDGHELRVLTCNEQNTPAGAAACARRAVRENAVAVVGSYSQNGRAFMAPLEAAGIPYIGGYGLTDDEFTSHLSYPVNGGLAALIAGHGMQLAESCRRVSLVRPDTLAGDRLPKLLDAGLKKASRRGAVDIPAVEDATEYTEQAASAREEAGTEDGCVAAVLGERTQTFFDSFRRLPKATGGAQAADDEDDTAESVRISSVLGSVGQPVIDRTGGARSPFEGAYVTGWYPEADDKSWEPMRKVIQEHAFADNRVDPTDTGVQTTWIAYTVLKEVIESLDRDTITSARIAEALDRGAQVDTGGLTPKLRWMYEDLLGAPDFPRIVNHAVTFQVVRKGRLVAQKPGFVDVGPTVSHGG, encoded by the coding sequence ATGACCGGTAGGCGACTGTCCTCACTCCTCGCGTCCGTCACCGCCGCGGCGGCCGGCGCGTCGATCCTCACCGGGTGTGGCGTGCTCCCTGGTGCCACGGGGGGCTCCAGGGAGCCCGTCACGGTGATGACCTGGGCCCCTGACCAGACCCGTGCGACCAACATGCCCGGCATGCCCGCCATGGCCCAGACGTACGCGCGCTGGGTGAACTCCCAGGGCGGCATCGACGGGCACGAACTGCGCGTCCTCACCTGCAACGAACAGAACACCCCGGCCGGCGCCGCCGCGTGCGCCCGCCGCGCGGTCCGCGAGAACGCGGTCGCCGTCGTGGGCTCGTACAGCCAGAACGGCCGGGCCTTCATGGCCCCCCTCGAAGCGGCCGGCATCCCGTACATCGGCGGCTACGGCCTCACCGACGACGAGTTCACCAGCCACCTCTCGTACCCCGTCAACGGCGGCCTCGCCGCCCTCATCGCCGGGCACGGCATGCAGCTCGCCGAATCCTGCCGCAGGGTCTCGCTGGTCCGCCCCGACACCCTCGCCGGCGACCGGCTGCCCAAGCTCCTCGACGCGGGCCTGAAGAAGGCGAGCAGGCGCGGGGCCGTCGACATCCCGGCCGTCGAGGACGCCACCGAGTACACCGAGCAGGCCGCCAGCGCCCGCGAGGAGGCCGGCACCGAGGACGGCTGCGTCGCCGCCGTGCTCGGCGAGCGGACCCAGACCTTCTTCGACTCCTTCCGCCGCCTCCCGAAGGCCACCGGCGGCGCCCAGGCGGCGGACGACGAGGACGACACCGCCGAGTCCGTCCGGATCTCCTCCGTCCTCGGCAGCGTCGGCCAGCCCGTCATCGACCGCACCGGCGGCGCCCGCAGCCCCTTCGAGGGCGCGTACGTCACGGGCTGGTACCCGGAGGCGGACGACAAGAGCTGGGAGCCGATGCGGAAGGTCATCCAGGAGCACGCCTTCGCCGACAACCGGGTCGACCCGACCGACACCGGCGTGCAGACCACCTGGATCGCCTACACCGTCCTCAAGGAGGTGATCGAGTCCCTCGACCGGGACACGATCACCTCCGCCCGGATCGCCGAGGCCCTCGACCGGGGCGCCCAGGTGGACACCGGCGGCCTCACCCCGAAGCTGCGCTGGATGTACGAGGACCTGCTCGGCGCCCCGGACTTCCCCCGGATCGTCAACCACGCGGTGACGTTCCAGGTGGTCCGGAAGGGCCGGCTCGTCGCCCAGAAGCCCGGCTTCGTCGACGTCGGCCCCACCGTCAGCCACGGCGGCTGA
- a CDS encoding transcriptional regulator: MAARPLVPRQPNERLQALIQEAACSNAGLARRVNMVGAERGLDLRYDKTSVARWLRGQQPRGRAPGIIAEAIGRKLGRAVTIEEVGMANGRNLAAGVGLQFAPTVLGAIEQVCELYRSDVGRREFLTGSSVAASALVEPSRDWLIGGPDAQVARTAGARVGRADVAAVRETTAALVDLDRRFGSGHVRPVVVHYLDSVVSGMLSGSYRESVGRELFGAVARLTELAGYMAVDTGEPGLAQRYYIQALRLAQAAGDRGYGGYVLAASMSHLAAELGNPREITQLARAAQEGTRGRVPPRAEAMFLAAEARGHALLGDGRAFEAAAGRAVRALEAADPESGDDPVWIAHFDGAYLADELAHCYRDLGRAGAAVRAAEESLAGHPETRARRRAIGFALLAAARVQQREIEEACRAGTRALELLGTLRSSRGAEYLEDLRDRLEPFAGEPVVREFEARLEVHAA; the protein is encoded by the coding sequence ATGGCAGCCAGGCCACTCGTGCCGCGACAGCCCAACGAACGGCTCCAGGCGCTCATCCAGGAGGCCGCGTGTTCCAACGCCGGTCTCGCCCGCAGGGTCAACATGGTGGGCGCGGAGCGCGGTCTCGACCTGCGGTACGACAAGACCTCCGTGGCGCGCTGGCTGCGCGGGCAGCAGCCGCGCGGCCGGGCGCCCGGGATCATCGCCGAGGCGATCGGCCGCAAGCTGGGGCGGGCGGTGACGATCGAAGAGGTGGGGATGGCCAACGGCCGGAACCTCGCGGCGGGCGTCGGCCTCCAGTTCGCGCCGACCGTGCTCGGCGCCATCGAGCAGGTCTGCGAGCTGTACCGCAGCGACGTGGGCCGCCGCGAGTTCCTGACCGGCTCGTCGGTCGCCGCGTCGGCGCTGGTGGAGCCCAGCAGGGACTGGCTGATCGGCGGCCCGGACGCGCAGGTGGCGCGCACGGCCGGGGCCCGGGTCGGCCGCGCGGACGTCGCGGCGGTACGGGAGACGACGGCGGCGCTCGTCGACCTGGACCGGCGCTTCGGCAGCGGGCACGTCCGCCCGGTGGTGGTCCACTACCTCGACAGCGTGGTGTCCGGGATGCTGTCCGGCTCGTACCGGGAGTCGGTGGGACGGGAGCTGTTCGGCGCGGTGGCCCGACTCACCGAGCTGGCCGGGTACATGGCCGTGGACACCGGTGAACCGGGCCTGGCGCAGCGGTACTACATCCAGGCGCTGCGGCTGGCGCAGGCGGCCGGGGACCGCGGCTACGGCGGCTATGTGCTGGCAGCGTCGATGAGCCACCTGGCGGCGGAGCTCGGGAACCCGCGGGAGATCACCCAGTTGGCGCGCGCCGCGCAGGAGGGGACGCGCGGCAGGGTGCCGCCGCGGGCCGAGGCGATGTTCCTGGCGGCGGAGGCGCGGGGGCACGCCCTGCTCGGGGACGGGCGGGCCTTCGAGGCGGCGGCGGGCCGTGCGGTACGCGCGCTGGAGGCGGCCGATCCGGAGTCGGGCGACGACCCGGTGTGGATCGCGCACTTCGACGGGGCGTACCTCGCGGACGAACTGGCGCACTGCTACCGGGACCTGGGGCGCGCCGGCGCGGCGGTCCGGGCGGCGGAGGAGTCGCTGGCCGGGCATCCGGAGACGCGGGCGCGGCGGCGGGCGATCGGGTTCGCGCTGCTCGCGGCGGCGCGGGTGCAGCAGCGGGAGATCGAGGAGGCGTGCCGGGCGGGCACGCGCGCGCTCGAACTGCTCGGCACGCTGCGGTCGTCGCGCGGGGCGGAGTACCTGGAGGACCTGAGGGACCGCCTGGAGCCCTTCGCGGGCGAGCCGGTGGTCCGGGAGTTCGAGGCGCGTCTGGAGGTGCACGCGGCCTGA